From Streptomyces sp. HUAS MG91, the proteins below share one genomic window:
- a CDS encoding pyridoxal phosphate-dependent aminotransferase: protein MQLIQSTKLANVCYEIRGPVLEEAMRLEAAGHRILKLNTGNPAAFGFECPPEILEDMLRNLGDAHGYGDAKGLLAARRAVMMHYQTLGVETDVEHVFIGNGVSELIVMAMQALLDDGDEVLVPAPDYPLWTAAVSLSGGTAVHYRCDEQADWMPDLADIERKVTDRTKAIVVINPNNPTGAVYSDEMLRGLTDIARRHNLLVCSDEIYDKILYDGATHTPTAAIAPDVMTLTFNGMSKAYRVAGYRVGWMAVSGPRTHAESYIEGLTILANMRLCANMPGQHGVVAALTGRQTISDLVLPGGRLKEQRDVAYDLLTQIPGVTCVKPKGALYLFPRLDPKVFKVKDDRQMVLDLLRAEKIMVVHGTGFNWPEPDHFRVVTLPSAQQLTEAVTRIGTFLDGYSQP, encoded by the coding sequence ATGCAGCTCATCCAGTCGACCAAGCTCGCCAACGTCTGCTACGAGATCCGGGGCCCGGTGCTCGAGGAGGCGATGCGGCTGGAAGCGGCGGGGCACCGGATCCTGAAACTGAACACAGGGAACCCGGCGGCGTTCGGCTTCGAATGCCCGCCGGAGATCCTGGAGGACATGCTCCGCAACCTCGGCGACGCCCACGGCTACGGCGACGCCAAGGGCCTGCTCGCCGCCCGCCGCGCGGTGATGATGCACTACCAGACCCTCGGCGTGGAGACCGACGTCGAGCACGTCTTCATCGGCAACGGCGTCTCCGAGCTGATCGTGATGGCGATGCAGGCCCTCCTCGACGACGGCGACGAGGTGCTGGTCCCCGCCCCCGACTACCCGCTGTGGACGGCGGCCGTCTCGCTCTCCGGCGGCACGGCCGTGCACTACCGCTGCGACGAGCAGGCCGACTGGATGCCGGACCTCGCCGACATCGAGCGCAAGGTGACCGACCGCACCAAGGCGATCGTCGTCATCAACCCGAACAACCCCACCGGCGCGGTCTACAGCGACGAGATGCTGCGCGGCCTCACCGACATCGCGCGCCGCCACAACCTGCTCGTCTGCTCCGACGAGATCTACGACAAGATCCTCTACGACGGGGCGACGCACACCCCGACGGCGGCCATCGCCCCGGACGTCATGACGCTCACCTTCAACGGCATGTCGAAGGCGTACCGCGTCGCCGGTTACCGCGTCGGCTGGATGGCCGTCTCCGGCCCGCGCACGCACGCCGAGTCCTACATCGAGGGCCTGACGATCCTCGCGAACATGCGCCTGTGCGCGAACATGCCGGGTCAGCACGGGGTGGTCGCCGCGCTCACCGGCCGCCAGACGATCAGCGATCTGGTGCTGCCGGGCGGCCGGCTGAAGGAACAGCGCGACGTCGCGTACGACCTGCTGACGCAGATCCCCGGCGTGACCTGCGTGAAGCCCAAGGGCGCCCTGTACCTCTTCCCGCGCCTGGACCCCAAGGTGTTCAAGGTCAAGGACGACCGGCAGATGGTGCTCGACCTGCTGCGCGCCGAGAAGATCATGGTCGTCCACGGCACGGGCTTCAACTGGCCCGAGCCCGACCACTTCCGCGTGGTCACCCTGCCCTCGGCGCAGCAGCTGACGGAGGCGGTGACCCGGATCGGGACCTTCCTGGACGGCTACAGCCAGCCGTGA
- a CDS encoding GNAT family protein has protein sequence MNQLPELHGHRLWLRELRPTDLAPFERIHTHRVLTRYLGIDRMDARQAQDAFVQCLTQPFAHPRRKHTMAVCAPGDDTMVGMMGLLVEEYGRNAMLTSLVLLPGAPVRGHGHEAGRLLMAHGFGRLGLHRIWAGHRADHTRMRDIMLAAGLHPEATLRGLFHTQGAWHDVTTYAALAPEWIGQATPAERAILAGAAAEDPSVAHLTRPRDQLVQSPAGPATP, from the coding sequence GTGAACCAGCTGCCCGAACTCCACGGCCACCGGCTCTGGCTGCGCGAGCTGCGCCCCACCGACCTCGCCCCGTTCGAACGCATCCACACCCACCGGGTCCTGACCCGCTATCTCGGCATCGACCGGATGGACGCCCGGCAGGCGCAGGACGCCTTCGTGCAGTGCCTGACCCAGCCCTTCGCCCATCCGCGCCGCAAGCACACGATGGCCGTGTGCGCGCCGGGCGACGACACGATGGTCGGCATGATGGGGCTGCTCGTCGAGGAGTACGGCCGCAACGCCATGCTGACGAGCCTGGTCCTGCTGCCGGGCGCTCCGGTGCGCGGGCACGGCCACGAGGCGGGCCGGCTGCTCATGGCCCACGGCTTCGGCCGGCTCGGGCTGCACCGGATCTGGGCGGGCCACCGCGCCGACCACACCCGGATGCGGGACATCATGCTCGCGGCGGGCCTGCACCCGGAGGCCACCCTGCGCGGCCTCTTCCACACCCAGGGCGCCTGGCACGACGTCACCACGTACGCGGCCCTGGCCCCGGAGTGGATCGGGCAGGCGACCCCGGCCGAGCGGGCGATCCTCGCCGGGGCGGCCGCCGAGGACCCGTCAGTGGCCCATCTCACCCGGCCGCGCGACCAGCTCGTTCAAAGCCCCGCCGGACCCGCCACCCCGTAA
- a CDS encoding ThiF family adenylyltransferase: MINSAPSVTLRAGLRGAPDTPAAPAPWRPVLLRPVDPDDRARLDSLRACGDVRETHDRLADQLAELVRCLRPGDAPAGPAFDAAVAELLDGTDPRRYGTWVWYPWSGRLVRVLPEREFRRVRTDRNRDKITGAEQERLRTRRIGVVGLSVGNSAALTCAMEGVGGSFRLADFDDIGLSNLNRLRAGVHDLGLAKSVLCARQMYETDPYLDIELWPEGLTEDSVGAFVGAGEQALDLLVEECDTPWVKTAVREHARARRVPVLMDANDRGLLDVERFDLEPDRPLFHGRGGGLTAAQVRGLAPADALAHLLDVCDEENLSPAMTDALRRIGSTLSSWPQLASGVALGGALVTDTARRILLGEPVASGRYYVDLERLIGRATAGAAA; this comes from the coding sequence GTGATCAATTCCGCCCCCTCCGTCACTCTCCGCGCAGGTCTGCGAGGAGCGCCGGACACCCCGGCCGCCCCGGCCCCCTGGCGCCCCGTCCTGCTGCGTCCCGTCGATCCCGATGACCGGGCCCGCCTCGACTCCCTGCGCGCCTGCGGCGACGTACGCGAGACGCACGACCGGCTCGCGGACCAGCTCGCCGAACTCGTGCGCTGCCTGCGCCCCGGCGACGCCCCGGCCGGGCCCGCGTTCGACGCCGCCGTCGCCGAACTGCTCGACGGCACCGACCCGCGCCGGTACGGCACCTGGGTCTGGTACCCGTGGTCGGGCCGGCTCGTCCGCGTGCTGCCCGAGCGGGAGTTCCGCCGGGTGCGCACCGACCGCAACCGGGACAAGATCACCGGCGCCGAGCAGGAGCGCCTGCGGACCCGCAGGATCGGCGTGGTCGGCCTGTCCGTGGGCAACAGCGCGGCGCTGACCTGCGCCATGGAGGGCGTCGGAGGATCGTTCCGGCTGGCCGACTTCGACGACATCGGCCTGAGCAACCTCAACCGGCTGCGGGCCGGCGTGCACGACCTCGGCCTCGCCAAGTCGGTGCTGTGCGCCCGCCAGATGTACGAGACCGACCCCTACCTCGACATCGAGCTGTGGCCCGAGGGGCTGACCGAGGACAGCGTGGGCGCGTTCGTCGGCGCCGGTGAGCAGGCCCTTGACCTGCTCGTGGAGGAGTGCGACACCCCCTGGGTGAAGACGGCCGTGCGCGAGCACGCCCGGGCCCGCCGCGTCCCCGTCCTGATGGACGCCAACGACCGCGGGCTGCTCGACGTCGAACGCTTCGACCTGGAGCCGGACCGCCCGCTCTTCCACGGCCGCGGCGGCGGCCTGACGGCGGCCCAGGTGCGCGGCCTCGCCCCGGCGGACGCGCTCGCCCACCTCCTCGACGTCTGCGACGAGGAGAACCTGAGCCCCGCCATGACCGACGCCCTGCGCCGGATCGGCAGCACCCTGTCCAGCTGGCCGCAGCTGGCCAGCGGGGTGGCGCTCGGCGGCGCCCTGGTCACCGACACCGCCCGCCGGATCCTGCTGGGCGAACCGGTCGCGTCGGGCCGCTACTACGTGGACCTGGAGCGGCTCATCGGCCGCGCGACGGCGGGAGCCGCCGCGTGA
- a CDS encoding alpha-ketoglutarate-dependent dioxygenase AlkB: MSQVLQGSLFDQAEEIGPGPLAGVRRTVLGAGAWIDVLPGWLRGADALYERLAGDVPWQAERRQMYERMVDVPRLLKFYGAGRELPHPALGAARDALSAHYAEELGEPFTTAGLCFYRDGRDSVAWHGDRIGRGAREDTMVAIVSVGAPRDLVLRPVGGGPSVRRALGHGDLIVMGGSCQRTWEHAIPKSARAVGPRISVQFRPSGVR, encoded by the coding sequence GTGAGTCAGGTGCTTCAGGGGTCGCTCTTCGATCAGGCCGAGGAGATCGGGCCCGGCCCGCTCGCCGGTGTGCGGCGGACCGTGCTCGGGGCCGGCGCCTGGATCGACGTCCTGCCCGGCTGGCTGCGCGGCGCCGACGCGCTGTACGAGCGGCTGGCCGGGGACGTGCCCTGGCAGGCCGAGCGGCGGCAGATGTACGAGCGGATGGTCGACGTGCCGCGGCTGCTGAAGTTCTACGGCGCCGGGCGGGAGCTTCCGCATCCGGCGCTCGGCGCGGCCCGTGACGCGCTGTCCGCGCACTACGCGGAGGAGCTGGGCGAGCCGTTCACCACCGCCGGGCTCTGCTTCTACCGCGACGGGCGGGACAGTGTCGCCTGGCACGGCGACCGGATCGGGCGCGGTGCCCGCGAGGACACCATGGTCGCCATCGTCTCCGTCGGGGCACCGCGGGACCTTGTGCTGCGGCCCGTGGGAGGCGGTCCCTCGGTACGGCGTGCGCTGGGGCACGGGGATCTCATCGTGATGGGCGGGTCCTGCCAGCGGACCTGGGAACACGCCATCCCGAAGTCGGCCCGGGCGGTGGGGCCCCGGATCAGTGTGCAGTTCCGGCCGAGCGGGGTTCGGTGA
- a CDS encoding D-aminoacylase → MDLVIKNTRVIDGTGGASYRADVAMDNGRIAEIHRPGEGPRPTATRTLDGQDLALSPGFIDMHAHSDLALLRDPDHSAKAAQGVTLEVLGQDGLSYAPVDDRTLAEVRRSIAGWNGDGSDIDFDWRTVGEYLDRLDRGIAVNAAYLIPQGTVRMYAVGWDDRDATDAELDHMRRLVAEGLEQGAVGMSSGLTYTPGMYAKDAELTELCRTVAAYDGYYCPHHRSYGAGALDAYREMVELTRTAGCALHLAHATMNFGVNKGKGVDLLALLDEAIAAGADISLDTYPYTPGATTLVAMLPSWANEGGPDATLARLRDDAASERIREHVEEIGSDGCHGVPIEWDRIEISGTTNPALASYVGKTVAESAAERGETPWVTARRLLLEDSLGSTILQHVGHEENVRAIMRHPVHTGGSDGILQGTKPHPRAYGTFPHYLGHYARDLGVLSLEETVAHLTSRPAARLRLPDRGLIREGYRADLVLFDPETVAAGSTFESPRTLPVGIPHVFIDGKPVIEDGRRTDVLAGRSVRRTPGPSSV, encoded by the coding sequence ATGGACCTGGTCATCAAGAACACCCGAGTGATCGACGGCACCGGCGGAGCCTCCTACCGCGCGGACGTGGCGATGGACAACGGCCGCATCGCCGAGATCCACCGCCCCGGCGAAGGCCCCCGCCCCACGGCGACCCGAACCCTGGACGGCCAGGACCTCGCCCTGAGCCCCGGCTTCATCGACATGCACGCCCACAGCGACCTCGCCCTGCTCCGCGACCCGGACCACAGCGCGAAGGCCGCCCAGGGCGTCACCCTGGAAGTCCTCGGCCAGGACGGCCTGTCCTACGCCCCGGTGGACGACCGCACCCTCGCGGAGGTCCGCAGGAGCATCGCGGGCTGGAACGGCGACGGCAGCGACATCGACTTCGACTGGCGCACCGTCGGCGAGTACCTGGACCGCCTCGACCGGGGCATCGCCGTGAACGCCGCCTACCTCATCCCCCAGGGCACGGTCCGGATGTACGCGGTCGGCTGGGACGACCGCGACGCCACCGACGCCGAGCTGGACCACATGAGGCGCCTCGTCGCCGAGGGCCTGGAACAGGGCGCCGTCGGCATGTCGTCGGGCCTCACCTACACCCCCGGCATGTACGCCAAGGACGCCGAACTCACCGAACTGTGCCGCACGGTGGCCGCGTACGACGGCTACTACTGCCCCCACCACCGCAGTTACGGAGCCGGCGCGCTCGACGCGTACCGCGAGATGGTCGAGCTGACCCGCACCGCGGGCTGCGCCCTCCATCTGGCGCACGCCACCATGAACTTCGGCGTGAACAAGGGCAAGGGAGTGGACCTCCTCGCCCTCCTCGACGAGGCGATCGCGGCCGGCGCCGACATCAGCCTGGACACGTATCCGTACACGCCGGGCGCCACCACGCTCGTGGCGATGCTGCCGAGCTGGGCCAACGAGGGCGGCCCGGACGCCACCCTCGCCCGGCTGCGCGACGACGCGGCGTCCGAGCGGATCCGCGAGCACGTCGAGGAGATCGGCTCCGACGGCTGTCACGGCGTACCGATCGAGTGGGACCGCATCGAGATCTCGGGGACGACGAACCCCGCGCTCGCCTCCTACGTCGGCAAGACGGTCGCCGAGTCGGCCGCCGAGCGCGGCGAGACCCCCTGGGTCACCGCCCGCCGGCTCCTCCTGGAGGACAGCCTCGGCTCGACGATCCTCCAGCACGTGGGGCACGAGGAGAACGTCCGCGCGATCATGCGGCACCCGGTGCACACGGGCGGCAGCGACGGCATCCTCCAGGGGACGAAGCCGCATCCGCGGGCGTACGGCACGTTTCCGCACTACCTCGGCCACTACGCCCGCGATCTGGGTGTGCTCTCCCTGGAGGAGACGGTCGCGCACCTCACGTCCCGGCCGGCAGCGCGGTTGCGGCTTCCCGACCGTGGGCTGATCCGCGAGGGCTACCGCGCCGATCTGGTGCTGTTCGACCCGGAGACGGTGGCGGCGGGCTCGACGTTCGAGTCGCCCCGCACCTTGCCGGTCGGCATCCCGCACGTCTTCATCGACGGCAAGCCGGTCATCGAGGACGGCCGCCGCACCGACGTCCTCGCCGGCCGCTCGGTGCGCCGCACCCCTGGTCCGTCATCCGTCTGA
- a CDS encoding amino acid deaminase, whose amino-acid sequence MTADRLDELAQERVDFRFKGLPPEAEGATVGELAARRLNLYTDGFTTPVLTLSAERLEHNLALMETYATRHGLTFAPHGKTSMAPQLFQRQIEHGAWGITLAVPHQVRVARRFGIERIFLANELVDAAALRWLAAELAADPAFRFVCYVDSVRGVELMQAALSEAGATRPVDVVVELGAGIGARTGARTDAECAAVADAVAGADRLRLVGVAGYEGEVPQADGDRVRAWLRQLVALAVDFDRAGRFAGVEEIVVSAGGSAWFDAVADVFAEIPELSAPVLKLLRSGAYVSHDDGHYRHLTPFNRVPEEGALHPAFRLWAQVVSRPAPDQAFTNAGKRDAAYDLDLPEAQAVRDARTGAVRDASGVTVTGLSDQHGWLRLDQDAELEVGDWLGMGLSHPCTSFDKWQLIPVVEADGTVVDYVRTFF is encoded by the coding sequence ATGACCGCCGACCGCTTGGACGAGCTCGCGCAGGAACGGGTGGACTTCCGCTTCAAGGGCCTGCCCCCCGAGGCCGAGGGCGCCACGGTCGGCGAACTCGCCGCCCGCCGCCTCAACCTCTACACGGACGGCTTCACCACCCCCGTCCTCACGCTCTCCGCCGAGCGCCTGGAGCACAATCTCGCGCTCATGGAGACATACGCCACACGGCACGGCCTCACCTTCGCGCCGCACGGCAAGACGTCGATGGCGCCCCAGCTCTTCCAGCGGCAGATCGAGCACGGCGCGTGGGGCATCACCCTCGCCGTGCCGCACCAGGTGCGGGTGGCCCGGCGGTTCGGCATCGAGCGGATCTTCCTGGCGAACGAGCTGGTCGACGCGGCCGCGCTGCGCTGGCTGGCCGCCGAACTCGCCGCCGACCCGGCCTTCCGGTTCGTCTGCTACGTGGATTCCGTACGCGGCGTGGAGCTGATGCAGGCCGCCCTGTCGGAGGCGGGCGCGACCCGGCCGGTGGACGTCGTCGTGGAACTCGGCGCCGGGATCGGCGCGCGCACCGGCGCCCGCACCGACGCCGAGTGCGCGGCCGTCGCCGACGCGGTGGCCGGTGCCGACCGGCTGCGGCTCGTGGGTGTCGCCGGGTACGAGGGCGAGGTGCCGCAGGCCGACGGCGACCGGGTCCGGGCGTGGCTGCGGCAGCTGGTCGCGCTGGCGGTGGACTTCGACCGGGCCGGACGGTTCGCGGGCGTCGAGGAGATCGTGGTCAGCGCGGGCGGCTCCGCCTGGTTCGACGCGGTGGCCGACGTGTTCGCCGAGATCCCCGAACTGAGCGCGCCCGTACTGAAGCTGCTGCGCTCGGGCGCGTACGTGTCGCACGACGACGGCCACTACCGCCACCTGACGCCGTTCAACCGGGTCCCCGAGGAGGGGGCGCTGCACCCGGCGTTCCGGCTGTGGGCGCAGGTCGTCTCGCGTCCCGCGCCGGACCAGGCCTTCACCAACGCCGGCAAGCGCGACGCCGCCTACGACCTCGACCTGCCCGAGGCCCAGGCCGTCCGCGACGCCCGCACCGGCGCGGTGCGCGACGCTTCCGGGGTCACGGTGACGGGGCTGTCCGACCAGCACGGGTGGCTCCGCCTGGACCAGGACGCCGAGCTTGAGGTGGGCGACTGGCTCGGCATGGGCCTGTCGCACCCCTGCACCTCGTTCGACAAGTGGCAGTTGATCCCGGTGGTGGAGGCGGACGGCACGGTCGTGGACTACGTACGGACGTTCTTCTAG
- a CDS encoding sugar kinase encodes MNGTPVDVVALGESMVTFRPTVPGRLADVPSFDRGIGGAESNVACVLAAGGHRTRWVSRVGADGFGDHLVEAIGAYGVDVSAVRRDHARPTGIYFRTAGDRGGDSHEVAYYRAGSAASAMSVATLDLDALRAGRVLHLSGITAALSADCLDLLHALTDGTTPGTVSFDVNHRPGLWRTPEDARVLLDLARRADLVFVGEDEAEDAWGVTGGPDAIRAALPEPAVLVVKQGSAGAVAFDRSAGERRHFEPAPRVDVVAAVGAGDAFAAGFLSATLRGLPAAARLRHGHLWAAAALTVPGDLAAPPSRAHADRLVALGADAWGTLHLGPGWTEATEAADSGAAEEVRTP; translated from the coding sequence ATGAATGGCACGCCGGTGGACGTCGTCGCGCTCGGCGAGTCCATGGTCACGTTCCGGCCCACCGTGCCGGGACGCCTCGCCGACGTGCCCTCGTTCGACCGCGGGATCGGCGGCGCCGAGTCCAACGTGGCGTGCGTGCTGGCCGCCGGCGGACACCGCACGCGCTGGGTCAGCCGGGTCGGTGCCGACGGTTTCGGCGACCACCTGGTCGAGGCCATCGGCGCCTACGGAGTCGACGTGAGCGCCGTGCGCCGTGACCACGCCCGCCCCACCGGCATCTACTTCCGCACCGCCGGGGACCGCGGCGGCGACTCCCACGAGGTCGCCTACTACCGCGCCGGCTCCGCCGCCTCCGCGATGTCGGTGGCCACCCTGGACCTCGACGCGCTGCGCGCCGGACGCGTCCTGCACCTGTCCGGCATCACCGCCGCGCTCTCCGCCGACTGCCTGGACCTGCTGCACGCCCTGACCGACGGCACGACCCCGGGCACCGTCTCCTTCGACGTCAACCACCGGCCCGGCCTGTGGCGCACCCCCGAGGACGCCCGGGTCCTGCTCGACCTGGCCCGCCGCGCCGACCTCGTCTTCGTCGGCGAGGACGAGGCCGAGGACGCCTGGGGCGTCACCGGCGGGCCCGACGCGATCCGCGCCGCGCTGCCCGAGCCGGCCGTCCTCGTCGTCAAGCAGGGCTCCGCGGGCGCCGTCGCCTTCGACCGCTCGGCCGGTGAGCGCCGCCACTTCGAACCCGCCCCGCGCGTCGACGTCGTCGCCGCCGTGGGCGCCGGTGACGCCTTCGCCGCCGGATTCCTCTCGGCCACCCTGCGCGGGCTGCCCGCCGCGGCCCGGCTGCGCCACGGCCACCTGTGGGCCGCCGCGGCCCTCACCGTCCCCGGCGACCTCGCCGCACCCCCGAGCCGCGCCCACGCCGACCGGCTGGTCGCCCTCGGGGCCGACGCGTGGGGGACACTGCACCTCGGCCCCGGCTGGACCGAAGCGACCGAAGCAGCCGACAGCGGGGCCGCCGAGGAGGTACGTACGCCATGA
- a CDS encoding IclR family transcriptional regulator — protein MSQTVDRALSILPLLAEGPADLGQVADRLGVHKSTALRLLRTLHEHGLVHRQSDQRYRLGARLFALAQEAVENLDVREIAHPHLTALNEKCGHTVHLAVYEEHEVLYIDKVESRYPVRMYSRIGKPVAITVAAVAKLLLADRPEAERRALAEKLDYPMYTARSTPNATAFLRELEKVREQGWATDLGGHEESINCVGAPIRGADGRVVAAMSVSAPNVVVTAEELLTLLPLVRRTAEAISRDYSGNPPTKEASSR, from the coding sequence ATGAGCCAGACCGTCGACCGCGCGCTCAGCATCCTGCCGCTGCTCGCCGAGGGCCCCGCCGACCTGGGCCAGGTCGCCGACCGGCTCGGGGTGCACAAGTCCACGGCCCTGCGCCTGCTGCGCACCCTGCACGAGCACGGCCTGGTCCACCGTCAGTCCGACCAGCGCTACCGGCTCGGCGCCCGCCTCTTCGCGCTCGCCCAGGAGGCCGTCGAGAACCTCGACGTCCGCGAGATCGCCCACCCCCATCTCACCGCGCTCAACGAGAAGTGCGGCCACACGGTCCACCTCGCCGTGTACGAGGAGCACGAGGTCCTCTACATCGACAAGGTCGAGAGCCGCTACCCGGTGCGCATGTACTCGCGCATCGGCAAGCCCGTCGCCATCACGGTGGCGGCCGTGGCGAAGCTGCTGCTCGCCGACCGGCCCGAGGCCGAGCGCCGCGCCCTCGCGGAGAAGCTCGACTACCCCATGTACACGGCCCGTTCGACCCCCAACGCGACCGCCTTCCTGCGGGAGCTGGAGAAGGTGCGCGAACAGGGCTGGGCCACCGACCTCGGTGGCCACGAGGAGTCCATCAACTGCGTCGGGGCGCCCATCCGCGGTGCCGACGGACGCGTCGTCGCCGCCATGTCGGTCTCCGCGCCGAACGTGGTCGTCACCGCCGAGGAACTCCTCACCCTGCTTCCGCTCGTGCGCCGCACGGCGGAGGCGATCAGCCGGGACTACTCCGGTAACCCACCGACCAAGGAAGCCAGTTCACGATGA
- a CDS encoding RidA family protein — translation MTENAKTALTPATHTTPPAKFSHGVKKGNILQVAGQVGFLPAVEGQAPTPAGPTLREQTLQTFANVKAILEEGGATWDDVMMMRVYLTDVDHFAEMNKIYNEYFEEQGLTAPAAARTTVYVGLPKGLLIEIDALAVLG, via the coding sequence ATGACCGAGAACGCCAAGACCGCACTCACCCCCGCCACGCACACCACCCCGCCCGCGAAGTTCTCGCACGGCGTCAAGAAGGGCAACATCCTTCAGGTCGCGGGCCAGGTCGGCTTCCTCCCGGCCGTCGAGGGCCAGGCCCCCACCCCGGCCGGCCCGACCCTGCGCGAGCAGACCCTCCAGACCTTCGCCAACGTCAAGGCGATCCTCGAAGAGGGCGGCGCCACCTGGGACGACGTCATGATGATGCGCGTCTACCTAACGGACGTCGACCACTTCGCCGAGATGAACAAGATCTACAACGAGTACTTCGAGGAGCAGGGCCTGACCGCCCCCGCCGCCGCGCGCACGACCGTCTACGTCGGTCTGCCCAAGGGCCTGCTCATCGAGATCGACGCGCTCGCCGTCCTCGGCTGA
- a CDS encoding gluconate:H+ symporter yields MSPFALAAPLAAPTEAPPHTGGILTIIDGTAGLLTVAFLGIVLLLFLIIKARIQPFVALLAVSIAVGLGAGLSVTELFGTVQKSDAVSTIESGMGGTLGHVAIIIGLGTMLGAVLEVSGGAEVLASRLLNLFGEKRAPLAMGLTGLIFGIPVFFDVGIFVLAPIVYAAAKRGGKSIILYCMPLLAGLSMTHAFLPPHPGPVAAAGLLKVDLGWVILMGIVCGIPAVLAAWGWAAWIGKRIFVPVPQDMVEAAEEAKAALEAEQRASGVTPTEKPVPLGTVFTIIGTPLVLILLATFSSIAFDPSTGRSVIEFFGHPFVALTIALMMAYYLLGIRRGWSRKSLETVSTASLKPVGNILLVVGAGGVFGAVLKASGIADALADTFNGMGLPVIVLAYLISLVLRVAQGSATVAIVTTAGIVAPLLSEGHYSQAFTALVIMAISAGSIFASHVNDGGFWMVSKYFGISERDTLRTWTVLESVLSLAGFAVAAVVSLFV; encoded by the coding sequence ATGTCCCCGTTCGCACTCGCCGCCCCGCTCGCGGCCCCCACCGAGGCTCCACCCCACACCGGCGGCATCCTCACGATCATCGACGGAACGGCCGGTCTGCTGACCGTCGCCTTCCTCGGCATCGTGCTGCTGCTCTTCCTGATCATCAAGGCCCGCATACAGCCCTTCGTGGCCCTGCTCGCGGTCTCCATAGCCGTCGGCCTCGGCGCCGGCCTGTCGGTCACCGAACTCTTCGGCACCGTCCAGAAGTCCGACGCCGTCTCCACCATCGAGTCCGGCATGGGCGGCACCCTCGGGCACGTCGCCATCATCATCGGCCTGGGCACCATGCTCGGCGCGGTCCTCGAAGTCTCCGGCGGGGCCGAGGTCCTGGCCTCCCGCCTGCTGAACCTCTTCGGCGAGAAGCGCGCCCCCCTCGCGATGGGCCTCACCGGCCTGATCTTCGGCATCCCCGTCTTCTTCGACGTCGGCATCTTCGTCCTCGCGCCGATCGTCTACGCGGCCGCCAAGCGCGGCGGCAAGTCGATCATCCTGTACTGCATGCCGCTGCTGGCGGGCCTGTCGATGACGCACGCCTTCCTGCCGCCGCACCCGGGCCCCGTCGCCGCCGCCGGCCTGCTGAAGGTCGACCTCGGCTGGGTCATCCTCATGGGCATCGTCTGCGGCATCCCGGCCGTGCTCGCCGCCTGGGGCTGGGCCGCCTGGATCGGCAAGCGGATCTTCGTCCCCGTACCGCAGGACATGGTGGAGGCCGCCGAGGAGGCGAAGGCCGCCCTGGAGGCCGAGCAGCGCGCCTCGGGCGTCACCCCGACCGAGAAGCCGGTGCCGCTGGGCACCGTGTTCACCATCATCGGTACGCCGCTGGTGCTGATCCTCCTCGCGACGTTCTCCTCGATCGCCTTCGACCCGTCCACGGGCCGCTCGGTCATCGAGTTCTTCGGGCACCCCTTCGTCGCGCTGACGATCGCCCTGATGATGGCCTACTACCTGCTGGGCATCCGGCGCGGCTGGTCCCGCAAGTCCCTGGAGACGGTGTCGACCGCGTCGCTGAAGCCGGTCGGCAACATCCTTCTGGTGGTCGGCGCGGGCGGGGTCTTCGGCGCCGTCCTCAAGGCGAGCGGCATCGCCGACGCGCTGGCCGACACGTTCAACGGCATGGGCCTGCCGGTCATCGTGCTCGCCTACCTGATCTCGCTGGTGCTGCGCGTCGCCCAGGGCTCGGCGACGGTCGCCATCGTCACGACGGCGGGCATCGTCGCCCCGCTGCTCTCCGAGGGCCACTACTCGCAGGCGTTCACCGCGCTGGTCATCATGGCGATCTCGGCGGGCTCCATCTTCGCCTCGCACGTGAACGACGGCGGGTTCTGGATGGTCTCCAAGTACTTCGGCATCTCCGAGCGCGACACGCTGCGCACCTGGACGGTCCTGGAGTCGGTCCTGTCGCTGGCCGGATTCGCGGTCGCGGCCGTGGTCAGCCTGTTCGTCTGA